In one Thioclava sp. ES.031 genomic region, the following are encoded:
- the xdhB gene encoding xanthine dehydrogenase molybdopterin binding subunit, with protein sequence MSVGTKKPHDSAQLHVTGAARYVDDSPCPGNTLHLAFGLSTEAHAEIASLDLSAVRAAPGVVAVLTAEDMPFANNASPAPEPEPVLAEGIVHFVGQPIFVVAATSHLAARKAARLAKVDYTPRPAILTVDEALSANSHFEGGPVTWARGDTGEGFAQAEHIVEGSFEMGGQEHFYLEGQAALALPDDQGMVIRCSSQHPSEVQHKVADALGCAMHDVRVEMRRMGGGFGGKESQGNALAIACAVVARATGRPCKMRYDRDDDMVITGKRHDFRIKYRLGADAEGKIVAAEFTHLARCGWSPDLSLPVCDRAMLHTDSSYYLPNVKIESHRLRTNTQSATAFRGFGGPQGMIGTEAALDHLAHVMGLDPLDLRKRNYYDPAGGQSTHYGQPVEDFILPEITERLEQSAEFAARKARVAEWNAANTTLKRGISLTPVKFGISFTLTQLNQAGALVHVYADGSIQLNHGGTEMGQGLHRKVCQVAASVFGVTDEDVRITATATDKVPNTSATAASSGADLNGMAVKAACETIKARLADFMAESAGAAVEDVTFANGEVRAGDHALPFAKLVKLAYEARVSLSSTGFYATPKISWDRIKGQGRPFFYFAYGAAVTEVVIDTLTGENRILRTDILHDAGASLNPAIDIGQIEGGYVQGAGWLTTEELVWDDKGRLRTHAPSTYKIPACSDRPRVFNVALWDEPNREDTIYRSKAVGEPPFMLAISAFLALQDACKSCGPNWPDLQAPATPEAVLAAVHRARGDA encoded by the coding sequence ATGAGCGTCGGTACCAAGAAGCCCCACGATTCCGCGCAATTGCACGTCACCGGCGCGGCGCGCTACGTCGATGACAGCCCCTGCCCCGGCAACACGTTGCACCTCGCCTTCGGCCTCTCGACCGAGGCTCATGCCGAGATCGCCTCGCTCGATCTGAGCGCGGTGCGCGCCGCGCCCGGTGTCGTCGCGGTGCTCACCGCCGAAGACATGCCGTTCGCCAACAATGCCTCTCCCGCGCCCGAGCCCGAACCGGTTCTGGCCGAGGGCATCGTGCATTTCGTCGGCCAGCCGATCTTCGTCGTCGCGGCAACCAGCCATCTTGCCGCGCGCAAGGCCGCACGGCTGGCGAAGGTCGACTACACGCCCCGCCCCGCGATCCTGACAGTCGATGAGGCGCTCAGCGCGAACAGCCATTTCGAAGGCGGCCCGGTCACCTGGGCGCGCGGCGATACCGGCGAAGGCTTCGCGCAGGCCGAGCATATCGTCGAAGGCAGTTTCGAGATGGGCGGGCAGGAGCATTTCTACCTCGAAGGTCAGGCGGCGCTGGCGCTGCCCGACGATCAGGGGATGGTGATCCGCTGCTCCTCGCAGCACCCGTCCGAGGTCCAGCACAAGGTGGCCGACGCGCTTGGCTGCGCGATGCATGACGTCCGCGTCGAGATGCGCCGGATGGGCGGCGGCTTCGGCGGCAAGGAGAGCCAAGGCAACGCGCTCGCCATCGCCTGCGCCGTCGTTGCGCGTGCCACCGGGCGGCCCTGCAAGATGCGCTATGACCGCGACGACGACATGGTCATCACCGGCAAGCGCCATGATTTCCGGATCAAATACCGCCTCGGCGCGGATGCCGAGGGCAAGATCGTCGCGGCCGAGTTCACCCATCTCGCCCGCTGCGGCTGGTCGCCGGACCTGAGCCTGCCGGTCTGCGACCGCGCGATGCTGCATACCGACAGTTCCTATTACCTGCCGAATGTGAAGATCGAGAGCCACCGGCTGCGCACCAACACCCAAAGCGCGACGGCCTTCCGGGGCTTCGGCGGGCCGCAGGGCATGATCGGCACGGAAGCGGCGCTCGATCACCTCGCCCATGTGATGGGGCTCGACCCGCTCGATCTGCGCAAGCGCAATTATTACGACCCCGCGGGCGGGCAGAGCACGCATTACGGCCAGCCGGTCGAGGATTTCATCCTGCCCGAGATCACCGAGCGATTGGAGCAATCCGCCGAGTTCGCGGCCCGCAAGGCCCGCGTGGCCGAGTGGAACGCCGCCAATACGACCCTGAAGCGCGGCATCTCGCTGACGCCGGTGAAGTTCGGCATCTCCTTCACGCTGACCCAGTTGAACCAAGCGGGCGCGCTGGTGCATGTCTATGCCGACGGCTCGATCCAGCTGAACCACGGCGGGACCGAGATGGGTCAGGGCCTGCATCGCAAGGTCTGTCAGGTCGCGGCCTCGGTCTTCGGCGTGACGGATGAGGATGTGCGTATCACCGCGACGGCCACCGACAAGGTGCCCAACACCTCTGCCACGGCGGCCTCATCCGGGGCCGATCTGAACGGCATGGCGGTGAAGGCCGCCTGCGAGACGATCAAGGCGCGGCTGGCGGATTTCATGGCCGAAAGCGCGGGCGCTGCGGTGGAAGACGTGACGTTTGCCAATGGCGAGGTGCGCGCGGGCGATCACGCCCTGCCCTTCGCGAAGCTGGTGAAGCTGGCCTATGAGGCGCGGGTGTCGCTGTCGTCGACGGGCTTCTACGCCACGCCGAAGATCAGCTGGGACCGGATCAAGGGTCAGGGCCGCCCGTTCTTCTACTTCGCCTATGGCGCGGCGGTGACCGAGGTGGTGATCGACACGCTGACCGGCGAAAACCGCATCTTGCGCACCGACATCCTGCATGATGCCGGCGCCTCGCTGAACCCGGCGATCGACATAGGCCAGATCGAGGGCGGCTACGTGCAGGGTGCTGGTTGGCTGACGACCGAGGAACTGGTCTGGGACGACAAGGGGCGTCTGCGCACCCATGCCCCTTCGACCTACAAGATCCCCGCCTGCTCGGACCGCCCGCGTGTGTTCAACGTGGCGCTCTGGGACGAGCCGAACCGGGAGGACACGATCTATCGTTCCAAGGCGGTGGGCGAGCCGCCCTTCATGTTGGCGATCTCGGCCTTCCTCGCGCTGCAGGACGCCTGCAAATCCTGCGGCCCGAACTGGCCCGATCTGCAAGCGCCCGCCACGCCCGAGGCGGTTCTGGCTGCCGTGCACCGGGCAAGGGGGGACGCATGA
- the xdhC gene encoding xanthine dehydrogenase accessory protein XdhC has translation MSLDPAALARAADRGPFTRVVVARAQGSTPREDGAEMLVWADHVEGTIGGGALEFSAIAKARGGLTGIEKIPLGPAMNQCCGGAVVLGYERMDRTTVAQIIGDWHARPLTPGTPEPLAVTRALARARDRGETPPLLVDTWLIERVAPPPAPIWVWGAGHVGRALIGALSPLPGLALSWADSGAERFPDAIPEGVTPLIAENPADLVSLAPTDARHFVLTYSHSLDLELCHRLLAHGFGGLGLIGSDSKWVRFRKRLAALGHSDAQISRIACPIGDPTLGKHPQAIALGVATGLVKELNAAGAATGKGKRAG, from the coding sequence ATGAGCCTCGATCCCGCAGCCCTTGCCCGCGCGGCAGACCGCGGCCCCTTCACCCGTGTCGTGGTCGCGCGCGCCCAAGGCTCCACCCCGCGCGAAGACGGGGCGGAGATGCTGGTCTGGGCGGATCATGTCGAAGGCACGATCGGCGGCGGCGCGCTGGAATTCTCCGCCATAGCGAAGGCGCGGGGCGGGCTGACGGGGATCGAGAAAATCCCGCTGGGCCCGGCGATGAACCAGTGCTGCGGCGGGGCCGTGGTGCTGGGCTACGAGCGGATGGACCGGACCACCGTTGCCCAGATCATAGGCGACTGGCACGCACGCCCACTGACGCCGGGCACGCCCGAGCCGCTGGCCGTCACCCGCGCGCTGGCCCGCGCCCGCGATCGCGGCGAGACACCGCCGCTTCTGGTCGACACCTGGCTGATCGAACGCGTCGCGCCACCGCCCGCCCCGATCTGGGTCTGGGGCGCAGGCCATGTCGGGCGCGCGCTGATCGGGGCGCTGAGCCCCCTGCCCGGCCTTGCCCTGTCCTGGGCCGATAGCGGGGCGGAGCGGTTTCCCGACGCAATCCCCGAAGGCGTCACACCGCTGATCGCCGAGAACCCGGCCGATCTGGTCTCCCTCGCGCCCACCGATGCCCGCCACTTCGTGCTGACCTATTCACATTCTCTCGATCTGGAGCTTTGCCACCGGCTGCTCGCCCATGGTTTCGGCGGGCTCGGCCTGATCGGGTCGGACAGCAAATGGGTTCGCTTCCGCAAGCGTCTCGCCGCGCTCGGTCATTCGGATGCACAAATTTCGCGCATTGCCTGCCCGATAGGCGATCCGACCTTGGGGAAGCATCCTCAAGCCATTGCCCTTGGGGTAGCGACCGGGCTAGTGAAAGAGCTGAATGCCGCGGGGGCGGCAACGGGGAAAGGGAAACGCGCCGGGTGA
- a CDS encoding ABC transporter ATP-binding protein produces MTELLKIDGLTKAYPGVVANDGVGFSVRPGEVHALLGENGAGKSTLVKMIYGLVKPDSGTMHFAGQSFAPADPRAARAAGVAMVFQHFSLFEALNVAENVALGMENPPPMRQLAKRIREISTAYGLPLDPARLVGDLSAGERQRVEIVRCLLQDPKLLIMDEPTSVLTPQEVEILFHTLRKLSAEGTAILYISHKLEEIRTLCEGATILRAGKVVASCNPREKTARELAELMVGAELKVTDRAERKLGDVVLKVSGLSLAPLSQFGPSLKDLSLELRAGEVLGIGGVAGNGQEELLATLSGERPSAPGTVSLMGEDISGLGPNGRRAKGLLAAPEERLGHAAVPAMSLTENAILTGTMRKPLTRNGFVDQGAAKTFADEIIQAFDVRTPGSHVAARALSGGNLQKYVIGREVLQNPAVLVVNQPTWGVDAAAAASIRQALLDLAAKGAAVIAISQDLDELMEISDRFSALNEGRLSASRPTQGLTIEEIGMMLGGAHGMQEAAV; encoded by the coding sequence GTGACGGAGCTGCTCAAGATCGACGGGCTGACGAAAGCCTATCCTGGGGTCGTGGCCAATGACGGCGTCGGCTTCTCGGTGCGTCCGGGCGAGGTCCACGCCCTGCTGGGCGAAAACGGCGCCGGCAAATCGACGCTGGTGAAGATGATCTACGGGCTGGTGAAGCCCGATTCCGGCACGATGCACTTCGCGGGCCAATCCTTCGCGCCTGCCGATCCGCGCGCCGCACGCGCCGCGGGTGTCGCGATGGTGTTCCAGCATTTCTCGCTATTCGAGGCGCTCAACGTCGCCGAGAACGTGGCGCTTGGCATGGAAAACCCGCCGCCGATGCGCCAGCTTGCCAAGCGTATCCGCGAGATTTCCACCGCCTATGGCCTGCCGCTGGACCCCGCGCGACTTGTGGGCGACCTCTCCGCGGGCGAGCGTCAACGCGTCGAGATCGTGCGCTGCCTGCTGCAGGACCCGAAGCTTCTGATCATGGACGAGCCGACCTCGGTGCTGACGCCGCAGGAGGTGGAGATCCTGTTCCACACCCTGCGCAAGCTCTCCGCCGAGGGCACTGCGATCCTCTATATCAGCCACAAGCTCGAAGAGATCCGCACGCTTTGCGAAGGCGCGACGATCCTGCGCGCGGGCAAGGTGGTGGCGAGCTGCAACCCGCGCGAGAAGACCGCGCGAGAGCTGGCCGAGTTGATGGTCGGCGCGGAGCTGAAAGTCACCGACCGGGCCGAGCGCAAGCTGGGCGATGTCGTTCTGAAAGTCTCGGGCCTGTCGCTCGCACCGCTGTCGCAGTTCGGACCCTCGCTGAAGGATCTGAGCCTGGAGCTGCGCGCGGGCGAGGTGCTGGGCATCGGCGGCGTCGCGGGCAACGGTCAGGAAGAATTGCTGGCGACCCTGTCGGGCGAGCGCCCCTCCGCCCCCGGCACGGTCAGCCTGATGGGCGAGGATATCTCCGGGCTCGGACCGAACGGCCGCCGCGCGAAGGGGCTGCTGGCCGCGCCAGAGGAACGGCTGGGCCATGCCGCCGTCCCCGCGATGAGCCTGACCGAGAACGCGATCCTCACCGGCACGATGCGCAAACCGCTGACCCGCAACGGATTTGTCGATCAGGGCGCGGCGAAGACCTTCGCCGACGAGATCATTCAGGCCTTCGACGTGCGCACACCGGGTTCGCATGTCGCGGCCCGCGCGCTCTCGGGCGGCAACCTGCAGAAATACGTGATCGGCCGCGAGGTGCTGCAAAACCCCGCCGTGCTGGTCGTGAACCAGCCGACATGGGGCGTGGATGCCGCCGCCGCCGCGTCGATCCGGCAAGCGCTGCTGGACCTCGCGGCGAAAGGCGCTGCGGTGATCGCAATCAGCCAGGACCTCGATGAGCTTATGGAAATCTCCGACCGCTTCTCGGCGCTGAACGAAGGCCGCCTGAGCGCCTCGCGCCCGACCCAAGGGCTGACGATCGAAGAGATCGGCATGATGCTGGGCGGTGCGCACGGGATGCAGGAGGCCGCGGTATGA
- a CDS encoding ABC transporter permease, producing the protein MITLVRRPTPSQFWSYATPLLAVIATMIAGGILFAILGKHPVEAIRVIFWDPLFGGNASYFRGQLLVKAGPLILIACGLAVGFRAGIWNIGAEGQYIMGALFSAWLALKMYPAESHWLFPAMIVLGALGGFLWAMIPAVLKVLFGTSEILVSLMLVYVAENLLAYMAFGPLKNPEGFGFPGSRNLQDYPSAFNHELIEGTGMHWGVVAALIAVIFTYGLMHRHITGFRVRVAGEAPRAARFAGVIPARLVMLGLGMGGAFAGLAGMFEVSGPSGQITDSFNVGYGFTAIIVAFLGRLHPIGILLAGLLMALTYIGGDMAQLMLGLPSAAIQVFQGMLLFFLLAFDVLTNFRIRFGRVAA; encoded by the coding sequence ATGATCACCCTCGTCCGGCGCCCCACCCCGTCGCAATTCTGGTCCTACGCAACGCCACTCCTCGCCGTGATCGCCACGATGATCGCGGGCGGCATCCTCTTCGCGATACTGGGCAAGCACCCGGTCGAGGCGATCCGCGTGATCTTCTGGGACCCGCTCTTCGGCGGCAATGCCAGCTATTTTCGCGGCCAGCTTCTGGTGAAGGCCGGGCCGCTGATCCTGATCGCCTGCGGGCTCGCCGTGGGCTTTCGCGCGGGCATCTGGAATATCGGGGCCGAAGGGCAATACATCATGGGCGCGCTGTTCTCGGCATGGCTGGCGCTGAAAATGTACCCCGCCGAAAGCCACTGGCTGTTCCCGGCGATGATCGTGCTGGGCGCGCTTGGCGGCTTTCTCTGGGCGATGATCCCGGCGGTGCTGAAGGTTCTGTTCGGCACCTCGGAAATTCTCGTCTCGCTGATGCTGGTCTATGTCGCCGAGAACCTGCTGGCCTACATGGCCTTCGGCCCGCTCAAGAACCCTGAGGGCTTCGGCTTTCCCGGCTCGCGCAACCTGCAAGACTACCCCTCAGCCTTCAATCACGAGCTGATCGAGGGCACGGGGATGCATTGGGGCGTCGTCGCGGCGCTGATCGCGGTGATCTTCACCTATGGGCTGATGCACCGCCATATCACCGGTTTCCGCGTCCGTGTCGCGGGCGAGGCACCGCGGGCTGCGCGTTTCGCAGGCGTGATCCCGGCGCGGTTGGTGATGCTCGGGCTCGGCATGGGCGGCGCATTCGCAGGGCTTGCGGGCATGTTCGAAGTCTCGGGTCCCTCGGGCCAGATCACCGACAGTTTCAACGTGGGCTACGGCTTCACCGCGATCATCGTGGCTTTCCTCGGCCGGCTGCACCCGATCGGCATCCTGCTGGCGGGGCTCCTGATGGCGCTGACCTATATCGGCGGCGACATGGCGCAGCTGATGCTCGGCCTGCCCTCGGCGGCGATCCAGGTCTTCCAGGGGATGCTCTTGTTCTTCCTGCTGGCCTTCGACGTGCTGACCAATTTCCGCATCCGTTTCGGGAGAGTCGCGGCATGA
- a CDS encoding ABC transporter permease, translating to MIVGGIDIITLTATLMGASTPVLLAATGELVAEKSGVLNLGVEGMMIMGAVAGFAAAVATGSPVLGFLMGAIAGALLATLFAFLTQKLLSNQVATGLALTLFGLGLSALIGKGYEGVRPPPTAKIDFGPLSDIPVLGRILFSHDWIVYLSLILVAVVWYVLRSTRAGLILRAVGESHDAAHALGYRVVAVRFAALAFGGALAGLGGAYLSLVRVPQWTEGMTAGAGWIALAIVVFASWRPWRVLLGAYLFGGITALQLQLQAAGYAIPVHILSMAPYVITIVVLVILSAIHRHGVQAAPASLGKSFHASS from the coding sequence ATGATCGTGGGCGGCATCGATATCATCACCCTGACGGCGACGCTGATGGGCGCATCGACCCCGGTCCTCCTGGCCGCGACCGGCGAACTGGTCGCCGAGAAATCGGGCGTGCTCAACCTCGGCGTCGAGGGGATGATGATCATGGGCGCGGTCGCAGGCTTCGCCGCCGCTGTTGCCACCGGCAGCCCGGTTCTGGGCTTCCTGATGGGCGCGATCGCCGGTGCCTTGCTGGCGACGCTTTTTGCCTTCCTGACTCAGAAGCTGCTGTCGAACCAGGTCGCGACAGGTCTTGCGCTGACGCTGTTCGGGCTGGGCCTGAGCGCACTGATCGGCAAGGGCTACGAGGGCGTGCGCCCCCCGCCGACCGCCAAGATCGATTTCGGACCGCTCTCGGATATTCCGGTGCTGGGCCGCATCCTGTTCTCGCATGACTGGATCGTCTATCTCTCGCTGATCCTCGTCGCGGTGGTCTGGTACGTGCTGCGCTCCACCCGCGCCGGGCTGATCCTGCGCGCGGTGGGCGAGAGCCATGACGCCGCCCACGCGCTGGGATACCGCGTCGTCGCCGTGCGCTTCGCCGCGCTCGCCTTCGGCGGGGCGCTCGCGGGGCTTGGCGGCGCCTATCTCAGCCTCGTGCGCGTGCCGCAATGGACCGAAGGCATGACCGCAGGCGCGGGCTGGATCGCTCTGGCCATCGTCGTCTTCGCAAGCTGGCGCCCGTGGCGGGTGCTGCTGGGCGCTTACCTCTTCGGCGGCATCACCGCGCTGCAGCTGCAATTGCAGGCTGCGGGCTACGCGATCCCGGTACATATCCTCTCGATGGCCCCTTATGTCATCACCATCGTGGTGCTGGTCATCCTGTCCGCCATTCACCGCCACGGCGTGCAGGCCGCCCCTGCCAGCCTCGGCAAATCTTTCCACGCCTCGAGCTGA
- a CDS encoding BMP family ABC transporter substrate-binding protein produces the protein MNRRSFLKTTAATAVVAGVGVPAFAADEPLKIGFIYVGPVGDMGWSYQHDQGRQAIEEKYGDKVKTSFIENVPEGPDAERALTQLALDGNKLIFATSFGYMDAVMNVAKKFPDVKFEHATGYKLADNVATYDAKFYQGRAIQGTIGGRMTKTNKIGYIGSFPIPEVYQGINAAYLAAKKVNPDIEMKVVWAYTWFDPAKEADAAAALIADGVDVLLQHTDSTAPQAKAQEAGNVITFGQASDMSSFAPMPRVASTIDNWAPYYIERVGAVMDGSWKSEATWGGIDSGMVEIGEISSAVPDDVKKEALQLKDDIGSGKVHPFTGPLNKQDGTAFLADGEMATDDQLHSMTFYVEGITAEPPK, from the coding sequence ATGAACCGCAGATCCTTTTTGAAAACCACCGCCGCAACGGCCGTCGTCGCGGGCGTCGGCGTCCCGGCTTTCGCCGCTGACGAGCCGCTGAAGATCGGCTTCATCTATGTCGGCCCCGTCGGCGACATGGGCTGGTCCTACCAGCACGACCAAGGTCGTCAGGCGATCGAAGAGAAATACGGCGACAAGGTGAAGACCTCGTTCATCGAGAACGTGCCGGAAGGCCCCGATGCCGAGCGCGCGCTGACCCAGCTGGCGCTGGACGGCAACAAGCTGATCTTCGCGACCTCCTTCGGCTACATGGACGCGGTGATGAACGTCGCCAAGAAATTCCCCGACGTGAAATTCGAGCACGCCACCGGCTACAAGCTCGCCGACAACGTCGCCACCTACGACGCCAAGTTCTATCAGGGTCGCGCCATTCAGGGCACGATCGGCGGTCGTATGACCAAGACCAACAAGATCGGCTATATCGGCTCCTTCCCGATCCCCGAGGTCTATCAGGGCATCAACGCCGCCTATCTGGCCGCGAAGAAGGTGAACCCGGATATCGAGATGAAAGTGGTCTGGGCCTACACCTGGTTCGATCCGGCGAAAGAGGCCGACGCGGCCGCAGCCCTGATCGCCGATGGTGTGGACGTGCTGCTGCAGCACACCGACTCGACCGCGCCGCAGGCGAAAGCTCAGGAAGCGGGCAACGTCATCACCTTCGGTCAGGCTTCGGATATGTCGAGCTTCGCGCCGATGCCGCGCGTTGCGTCGACCATCGACAACTGGGCGCCCTATTACATCGAGCGCGTCGGTGCGGTCATGGACGGCTCGTGGAAGTCGGAAGCCACCTGGGGCGGCATCGACAGCGGCATGGTGGAGATCGGCGAGATTTCCTCGGCCGTGCCGGACGACGTCAAGAAAGAGGCGCTGCAGCTCAAGGACGATATCGGCTCGGGCAAGGTCCATCCCTTCACCGGCCCGCTCAACAAGCAGGACGGCACGGCCTTCCTCGCCGATGGCGAAATGGCGACCGACGATCAGCTTCACTCGATGACCTTCTACGTCGAGGGGATCACGGCAGAACCGCCGAAATAA
- a CDS encoding NAD(P)/FAD-dependent oxidoreductase: MAHIVVLGAGLGGAIMAYELRDQVRKEDEITVITKDPKYHFVPSNPWVAVGWRDRKDITVDLEPTMKKKNIKFIPVAAKRLHPDDNKVELEDGQEVSYDYIVLATGPELAFDEIEGLGPDGFTHSVCHVDHAEDAGTAFKRFCEDPGPIIVGAVQGASCFGPAYEFAFILDTALRRAKIRDQVPITFVTSEPYVGHLGLDGVGDTKGLLEGAMREKHMKWMTSSRVKKIEDGVMHVEEIADDGSVKATHEMPFKYSMMLPPFRGIPAVMGLEGLVNPRGFVIVDKHQRNPKYPNVFGIGVGIAIPPMGPTPVPCGVPKTGFMIESMVTATAHNLGNIVRGQEPDETGTWNAICLADFGDSGIAFVAQPQLPPRNVNWSSQGKWVHLAKIGFEKYFMRKLRKGTSEPFYEKTAMKMLGIDKLKAVKKTH, encoded by the coding sequence ATGGCACATATCGTGGTGCTCGGCGCAGGTCTTGGCGGCGCAATCATGGCTTATGAATTGCGCGATCAGGTCCGTAAGGAAGACGAAATTACCGTCATTACCAAGGACCCGAAGTACCACTTCGTGCCCTCCAACCCTTGGGTCGCCGTCGGCTGGCGCGACCGCAAGGACATCACCGTCGATCTCGAACCGACGATGAAGAAGAAGAACATCAAGTTCATCCCGGTCGCGGCAAAGCGCCTGCACCCCGATGACAACAAGGTCGAGCTGGAGGATGGCCAAGAGGTCTCCTACGATTACATCGTGCTTGCCACCGGCCCGGAACTGGCCTTCGACGAGATCGAGGGGCTCGGTCCCGACGGCTTCACCCACTCGGTCTGCCATGTCGATCACGCCGAGGATGCCGGCACCGCCTTCAAGCGCTTCTGCGAAGATCCCGGCCCGATCATCGTGGGCGCGGTGCAAGGCGCGTCGTGCTTCGGCCCGGCCTATGAATTCGCGTTCATCCTCGACACGGCGCTGCGCCGCGCGAAGATCCGCGATCAAGTTCCGATCACCTTTGTGACCTCCGAACCCTATGTCGGCCATCTCGGTCTCGACGGGGTCGGCGACACCAAGGGTCTTCTCGAAGGCGCAATGCGCGAGAAGCACATGAAGTGGATGACCTCGTCGCGCGTGAAGAAGATCGAAGACGGCGTGATGCATGTCGAAGAGATCGCCGATGACGGCTCCGTCAAGGCGACCCACGAGATGCCGTTCAAATACTCGATGATGCTGCCGCCCTTCCGTGGCATCCCGGCGGTCATGGGGCTCGAAGGGCTCGTGAACCCGCGCGGCTTCGTCATCGTCGACAAGCACCAGCGCAACCCGAAATACCCGAATGTCTTCGGGATCGGCGTCGGCATCGCGATCCCGCCCATGGGCCCGACCCCGGTGCCCTGCGGCGTGCCGAAGACCGGGTTCATGATCGAGTCGATGGTGACCGCCACCGCGCATAACCTCGGCAATATCGTACGCGGTCAGGAGCCCGACGAGACCGGCACCTGGAACGCGATCTGCCTGGCCGATTTCGGCGACAGCGGCATCGCCTTCGTGGCCCAGCCGCAGCTTCCGCCGCGCAACGTCAACTGGTCGAGCCAGGGCAAATGGGTCCACCTCGCCAAGATCGGTTTCGAGAAATATTTCATGCGCAAACTGCGCAAAGGCACCTCGGAGCCGTTCTACGAGAAGACCGCGATGAAGATGCTCGGCATCGACAAGCTGAAAGCGGTCAAGAAGACCCACTGA